From Callospermophilus lateralis isolate mCalLat2 chromosome 5, mCalLat2.hap1, whole genome shotgun sequence, a single genomic window includes:
- the G3bp1 gene encoding ras GTPase-activating protein-binding protein 1, translating to MVMEKPSPLLVGREFVRQYYTLLNQAPDMLHRFYGKNSSYVHGGLDSNGKPADAVYGQKEIHRKVMSQNFTNCHTKIRHVDAHATLNDGVVVQVMGLLSNNNQALRRFMQTFVLAPEGSVANKFYVHNDIFRYQDEVFGGFVTEPQEESEEEVEEPEERQQTPEVVPDDSGTFYDQTVSNDLEEHLEEPVAEPEPDPEPEPEQEPVSEIQEEKSEPVLEEPAPEDAQKSSSPAPTDIAQTVQEDLRTFSWASVTSKNLPPSGAVPVTGIPPHVVKVPASQPRPESKPESQIPPQRPQRDQRVREQRINIPPQRGPRPIREAGEQGDIEPRRIVRHPDSHQLFIGNLPHEVDKSELKDFFQNYGNVVELRINSGGKLPNFGFVVFDDSEPVQKVLSNRPIMFRGEVRLNVEEKKTRAAREGDRRDNRLRGPGGPRGGLGGGMRGPPRGGMVQKPGFGVGRGIAPRQ from the exons ATTTTATGGAAAGAACTCTTCCTATGTTCATGGGGGATTGGATTCAAATGGAAAGCCAGCAGATGCAGTCTATGGGCAGAAA GAAATTCACAGGAAGGTGATGTCACAAAACTTCACCAACTGCCACACTAAGATTCGCCATGTTGATGCTCATGCTACTCTAAATGATGGTGTGGTGGTCCAGGTGATGGGTCTGTTATCAAACAACAACCAGGCTTTGCGGAGATTCATGCAAACATTTGTCCTTGCCCCGGAG GGCTCTGTTGCAAATAAATTCTATGTTCATAATGATATCTTCAGATACCAAGATGAGGTCTTTGGTGGCTTTGTCACTGAGCCTCAGGAGG AATCTGAGGAAGAAGTAGAGGAGCCTGAAGAAAGACAGCAGACACCTGAGGTGGTACCTGATGATTCTGGAACTTTCTATGATCAGACTGTCAG CAATGACTTGGAAGAACATTTAGAGGAGCCTGTTGCTGAACCAGAGCCTGATCCTGAACCAGAACCAGAGCAAGAACCCGTATCTGAAATCCAAGAGGAAAAGTCTGAGCCGGTATTAGAAGAACCTGCTCCTGAGGATGCTCAGAAGAGTTCTTCTCCAGCACCTACAGATATAGCTCAAACAGTACAGGAAGACTTGAGG ACATTTTCTTGGGCATCTGTGACCAGTAAGAACCTTCCTCCCAGTGGAGCTGTTCCTGTTACTGGAATACCACCTCATGTAGTTAAAGTACCAGCTTCACAG CCCCGTCCAGAGTCTAAGCCTGAATCTCAGATTCCACCACAGAGGCCTCAGAGAGATCAACGAGTACGAGAGCAACGAATAAATATTCCTCCTCAGAGAGGACCCAGACCAA TCCGTGAGGCTGGTGAGCAAGGTGATATTGAGCCCCGAAGAATTGTGAGACATCCTGATAGTCACCAACTCTTCATTGGCAACCTGCCTCATGAAGTGGACAAATCAGAACTTAAAGATTTCTTTCAAA ATTATGGGAATGTGGTGGAGCTGCGCATAAACAGTGGTGGAAAATTACCCAATTTTGGTTTTGTTGTATTCGATGATTCTGAGCCTGTTCAGAAAGTTCTTAGTAACAGA CCAAtcatgttcagaggtgaagtccgactgaatgtggaagagaagaaGACTCGAGCTGCTCGGGAAGGGGACCGTCGAGATAACCGCCTGCGGGGACCTGGAGGCCCTCGAGGTGGGCTGGGCGGTGGAATGAGAGGCCCTCCCCGTGGAGGCATGGTGCAGAAACCAGGATTTGGAGTGGGAAGGGGGATTGCTCCACGGCAGTGA